In the genome of Verrucomicrobiia bacterium, the window CGATGTCGGCGAGCAAACCGGCGCCCTGCCCGAAATGCTTCTCAAGATAGCCGATAACTACGATGATGAAGTCGATAACGCCGTCGCCGCCATGACTTCCTTGCTCGAACCGATCATGATCGTGTTCCTGGCCGTTATCGTCGGCAGTATTGTCATCGCCATGTTCATGCCCCTTATCGACCTCATGAACCGCGTCGGCGACTCCGGCGGCGGCAAAAATGGAGATTAAGGCGATCGGCGACTCGCGATTGGCCATCTGCTATGGGGGTTCCCCTCAGACCTCCAAAAAACCCTGCGCTTGGGCAGCTTTTGTCCAAGCGCTCTTGCTATGTTTCCCTCAAAAAGTTCAATTATTGAGTGCCCGCTGCCCCTGCTCTTGCTTGCCCACGCCTTTTTCATCCTTTTTTTGAACGAAACTTGTTGACAAATTCTGCGCCATGTGTAAATACATTGTAACGACATTGCATGGGCGAACGATATACAGCACCTGAGACTCTATGGAGTTTGATTGGAATAATCCGCCCTTCAATCTCGACAGCTCTTTGACCTTGCAGGAAATCGAAGAATCGTTTGAAGACCCCTTTGCGGTCCGCCTGCTGCCAGACTCGCCGAGGTTCTCGGCGCAGACCCGGTTTTTCAACCTGGGCATGACGGCCGGCGGGGCGGGAATCTTCAGCGTGTATCGCACCAACGGCAAACAAGTCCGGGTCATATTCGCCCGGCCATTTCAGCCCGAGGAGCGGTTCTTTTACCAGCGGAAGCTGGACCAGACCTTGGCGCAATGAGTCAGATGCAACCAATAGCCAAATGGGAAGACGTGCCCATCTTCGACAGCGAAGAGGCCGAAGCGAATTTCTGGGCCGAGAACAGGCCGGACCTGCGTTTGATGGAATCGGCGGTGGCCGGCAACTCCGATGGCGCCGAGTCGATAACCATCACGCTCCGGATGGACCCGCGTATGCTGGCGCGGATAAAGCGCCTGGCTCGGTCCAGGTATTTAAATTATCAGAGTATGATTAAGCAGTGGCTGAGCGAGAGGATGGAACAGGAACTCCGGGAACGGTAAGGGCTATGAACCAATCAAACCAATACGCGCGTCCGGGCCGGCGGTTCAACGTTGGATGTTCGATGTTGAATGTTCGATGTCCAACGCCTTCCCGTGCCAAAGCAGCCGAAAATCAAAAATCAAAAATCAAAAATCAAGAATCAAGCCTCCTCGCCTTCACCCTCATCGAGCTTCTGGTTGTCATTGCTATCATCGCCATTCTGGCGGCCTTGATCTTCCCTATTACCGGCGCCGTCAAGCGGGCCACCATCCGTTCCAGGGCGCGGGCAGAACTGCAAAACGTCCAGACGGCCATTGAGGCCTACAAAACCAAACTCGGCTATTACCCCCCCGCCTCCACCAACATCCCGTCCATCAACCCCCTCTATTACGAATTGATGGGAACGACTTACAATGATGCTGGGGGCGGAGTTTACACTACGCTCAAAGGGGAGGCGCAGATACGCGCCATGGATGTGCCCCGCGCTTTTGGCGTGGCCATTACCGGCTTCGCCAACTCGACGCGGCCCGGTGGCGGCGATGAAGCGCGCGCGGCGGTCGGCTTCATCCGGGAACTTAGGGCAGGACAATTCCTGACGATAACAAAGCCCGGCTCGAGCAGTCCCTCGTT includes:
- a CDS encoding CopG family antitoxin, giving the protein MSQMQPIAKWEDVPIFDSEEAEANFWAENRPDLRLMESAVAGNSDGAESITITLRMDPRMLARIKRLARSRYLNYQSMIKQWLSERMEQELRER
- a CDS encoding prepilin-type N-terminal cleavage/methylation domain-containing protein, producing the protein MNQSNQYARPGRRFNVGCSMLNVRCPTPSRAKAAENQKSKIKNQESSLLAFTLIELLVVIAIIAILAALIFPITGAVKRATIRSRARAELQNVQTAIEAYKTKLGYYPPASTNIPSINPLYYELMGTTYNDAGGGVYTTLKGEAQIRAMDVPRAFGVAITGFANSTRPGGGDEARAAVGFIRELRAGQFLTITKPGSSSPSFNILGSAVEGPLMFPGITSGKINPWCYNSSTPTNNPNSYDLWIDVLVAGQTNRICNWNPQWLVVY